In Malania oleifera isolate guangnan ecotype guangnan chromosome 8, ASM2987363v1, whole genome shotgun sequence, a single window of DNA contains:
- the LOC131162991 gene encoding uncharacterized protein LOC131162991 has product MAPKRTKKIFIQAGEPRTAALIRATGRFVHWELILDCSHPMQTSVIFAAKPLSAPICIKSLQNPATFYNPSSSSTPMAAPKWAQKTVSLPPHTRGCHLVTPKILKEIGQDLSGFKCGLAHFFLQHTSASLTINENYDSDVRDDTETFLNRVVPEGRSAPWKHTLEGPDDMPAHIKSSMFGCSLTIPITNGQLNMGTWQGIWLCEHRDSATSRKVVVTINGI; this is encoded by the exons ATGGcacccaaaagaacaaaaaaaatctTTATACAAGCAGGCGAACCGCGGACCGCGGCACTGATCCGCGCGACAGGGCGGTTCGTGCATTGGGAGCTCATATTGGACTGCAGCCATCCAATGCAGACTTCAGTAATATTCGCCGCAAAGCCGCTCTCGGCTCCGATTTGCATCAAATCGCTGCAAAATCCGGCGACCTTCTACAATCCCTCTTCCTCCTCCACTCCCATGGCTGCTCCTAAATGGGCTCAGAAGACTGTATCTCTCCCTCCCCATACCCGAGGCTGTCATCTCGTCACCCCTAAG ATATTGAAGGAAATCGGGCAAGATTTGTCGGGATTCAAATGCGGTCTTGCTCATTTTTTCC TGCAGCACACGAGTGCTTCTCTGACCATAAATGAGAATTACGACTCGGATGTACGGGACGATACGGAGACGTTCCTCAACAGGGTAGTTCCAGAG GGAAGGTCTGCACCTTGGAAGCATACACTGGAAG GCCCAGATGACATGCCAGCTCACATAAAGTCATCAATGTTTGGCTGCTCGCTCAC AATTCCAATCACAAATGGGCAGCTCAACATGGGAACTTGGCAG GGGATTTGGCTGTGTGAGCACCGTGACTCAGCTACTTCTCGCAAAGTTGTGGTTACTATTAATGGCATATAA